Proteins encoded within one genomic window of Microbacterium soli:
- a CDS encoding cytochrome b has protein sequence MERVEQWFGERTNIMTTLRSWRDRAAPDHWSSLLGQIAVASLIVCLLTGVFLAFFYDSSTGTVVYDGAYEPMRGVEMSRAFDSTLRLSLDTRGGLLTRQLHAWSSSLMIAALMLHILRVFFTGGFRKPRELTWVLLFGVLILGMAEGFTGHILPDDMLSGSSLAVLDGLLKALPAVGARLSFLVFQGGYPTAAVTTFYPLHVILLPAVLVALVVVIGLLNTVHGPEQRTGPGRTERNVVGKPARATAVKSVGLFFIVTGALTGIAATVTVNPVWLYGPADPGNASAGGGALWYLAFLDGAQRLVPPGWEVHWAGCTWALAILVPLAVCALFLLTAMIYPFIEAWITDDRQERRLLTRPRNAPTRTGIGIAGVVFYAVLWLCAASDLIAWHFSLSVEQVVLVLQCLLVLGPVIGFTIAKRVCLGLQRKDREIAVHGHESGRIVRMPGGGYAEVHQPVTPSEQWMLLSHERNEPLMLRPDQEGRIHLSDRIRVALSQWFFRDRFAPVMRPERHVPDDHTPASVAGRAGPEASAAS, from the coding sequence ATGGAACGAGTCGAGCAATGGTTCGGCGAGCGAACGAACATCATGACCACGCTTCGGTCATGGCGTGATCGTGCGGCTCCCGACCACTGGTCGTCACTGCTCGGGCAGATCGCGGTCGCGAGTCTCATCGTGTGTCTACTGACCGGGGTGTTTCTCGCGTTCTTCTACGACTCATCGACCGGCACGGTCGTCTACGACGGCGCGTACGAACCGATGCGGGGTGTGGAGATGTCGCGCGCCTTCGATTCGACGTTGCGGCTCTCACTCGACACCCGTGGTGGACTGCTGACGCGGCAGCTCCACGCGTGGAGTTCGTCGTTGATGATCGCGGCGCTGATGCTGCACATCCTGCGAGTGTTCTTCACCGGCGGCTTCCGCAAGCCGCGGGAGTTGACGTGGGTGCTGCTTTTCGGTGTCCTGATCCTCGGCATGGCGGAGGGGTTCACCGGGCACATCCTTCCTGATGACATGCTCTCCGGCTCAAGTCTCGCCGTACTGGACGGCCTGCTCAAAGCCCTCCCGGCCGTGGGCGCCCGGCTTTCGTTCTTGGTCTTCCAGGGCGGCTATCCCACCGCCGCGGTGACGACGTTCTACCCATTGCATGTGATCCTCCTTCCTGCCGTGCTGGTCGCTCTTGTCGTCGTGATCGGCTTGCTGAACACCGTGCACGGCCCCGAACAGCGCACCGGACCGGGTCGCACGGAACGCAACGTCGTCGGCAAGCCTGCACGCGCCACCGCCGTGAAGAGCGTCGGCCTGTTCTTCATCGTCACCGGCGCATTGACCGGGATCGCAGCGACCGTGACGGTGAACCCGGTTTGGCTCTACGGCCCTGCTGATCCGGGCAACGCCTCCGCAGGCGGCGGCGCGCTCTGGTATCTCGCGTTCCTCGACGGCGCGCAGCGCCTCGTACCGCCCGGATGGGAGGTCCACTGGGCAGGATGCACATGGGCACTCGCGATCCTGGTACCGCTCGCGGTGTGTGCCCTCTTCCTGCTGACCGCGATGATCTACCCGTTCATCGAAGCGTGGATCACGGACGACCGGCAGGAGCGGCGTCTCCTGACCCGACCGCGCAATGCTCCCACCCGCACGGGCATCGGAATCGCTGGGGTCGTGTTCTACGCAGTGCTCTGGCTCTGCGCCGCCAGTGACCTGATCGCCTGGCATTTCTCTCTCAGTGTGGAGCAGGTGGTCCTCGTGCTCCAGTGCCTGCTCGTCCTCGGCCCCGTCATCGGGTTCACCATCGCCAAGCGCGTCTGTCTGGGACTGCAACGCAAAGACCGCGAGATCGCGGTGCACGGGCACGAGTCCGGGCGGATCGTCCGGATGCCAGGCGGCGGGTACGCCGAGGTGCACCAGCCCGTCACACCCTCCGAACAGTGGATGCTCCTGAGCCACGAAAGGAACGAGCCCTTGATGCTCCGCCCCGATCAGGAGGGACGCATCCATTTGAGCGACCGTATCCGCGTCGCTCTCTCGCAATGGTTCTTCCGCGACCGCTTCGCCCCGGTCATGCGCCCGGAACGTCACGTGCCAGACGACCACACACCGGCATCAGTGGCCGGACGCGCAGGTCCCGAGGCGTCCGCCGCGTCCTGA
- a CDS encoding antibiotic biosynthesis monooxygenase family protein yields the protein MARPVTFINVIDVDPSRQQEVIDILNEGTTEVISKRPGFISVTILASPDKSRVVNIARWESMDDVKATQADPAAAKFVQRTADIATASPGVYMVVSEFTA from the coding sequence ATGGCACGTCCTGTCACGTTCATCAACGTCATCGACGTCGACCCGTCCAGACAGCAGGAGGTGATCGACATTCTGAACGAGGGCACCACCGAGGTCATCTCGAAGCGACCCGGATTCATCTCGGTCACGATCCTCGCCAGCCCGGACAAGTCCCGAGTCGTGAACATCGCGCGCTGGGAGAGCATGGATGATGTGAAAGCGACCCAAGCCGATCCCGCTGCAGCGAAGTTCGTCCAGCGCACCGCCGACATCGCGACAGCGAGCCCTGGCGTCTACATGGTCGTCTCCGAGTTCACCGCCTGA
- a CDS encoding RNA polymerase subunit sigma-70 encodes MAAVDADEFARLVAPYRRELFLHAYRLTAGTADAEDAVQEGLLAAWRGYSRLRDQLALRAWLYRIVTNTALRLIERRGPRLLSWDHLAASDPASELAAPREDARWVEPFRDITSPEHAVERREHIELAWIAALQHLPATQRAVLILREVLEFSAAEVADILDTSSVSVNSALQRARKTLARRKPQAQQSKNPELDQAAVRAFVSAFTSGDVEGVIALLTEQAKFTMPPLPAWFEGRTDIATFLRGSVFATPWRVHKVDEVNGHPAVFGEQFWEGEWRPGALMILHLRDGQLEWLASFVGPMCVEWAKELPGKR; translated from the coding sequence ATGGCAGCGGTCGATGCGGATGAGTTCGCCAGGCTTGTCGCTCCTTACCGGCGTGAGCTCTTCCTCCACGCTTACCGGCTCACCGCAGGGACTGCAGACGCCGAAGACGCCGTACAGGAAGGCCTGCTTGCTGCATGGCGTGGCTACTCGAGGCTCCGTGATCAGCTCGCACTTCGTGCGTGGCTCTATCGCATCGTCACGAATACGGCGCTCCGCCTCATCGAACGTCGGGGACCGCGACTACTGTCCTGGGACCACCTTGCCGCCAGCGACCCTGCTTCAGAGCTCGCCGCACCACGTGAAGATGCGCGCTGGGTGGAACCGTTCCGTGACATCACAAGCCCAGAACACGCGGTCGAACGGCGAGAACATATCGAGCTCGCATGGATCGCAGCACTGCAGCACTTGCCCGCGACTCAACGCGCGGTGCTGATTCTGAGGGAGGTGCTGGAGTTCTCGGCTGCCGAAGTCGCAGATATCCTCGACACTTCGTCGGTTTCAGTCAACAGCGCACTGCAGCGTGCACGCAAGACGTTGGCTCGGCGAAAGCCGCAGGCCCAGCAGAGTAAGAACCCCGAGCTTGACCAGGCAGCCGTGCGCGCCTTCGTCTCGGCCTTCACTTCAGGGGATGTCGAAGGCGTGATCGCGTTGCTCACCGAGCAGGCGAAGTTCACAATGCCTCCGCTGCCTGCCTGGTTCGAGGGGCGCACCGACATCGCCACATTTTTGCGCGGGAGCGTGTTCGCCACGCCTTGGAGGGTGCACAAGGTGGATGAGGTGAACGGTCATCCAGCGGTGTTTGGTGAACAGTTCTGGGAAGGCGAGTGGCGACCTGGGGCACTGATGATCCTGCACCTGCGTGACGGACAACTCGAATGGCTGGCATCGTTCGTCGGCCCGATGTGCGTCGAATGGGCGAAAGAACTTCCGGGTAAGCGATGA
- a CDS encoding dihydrofolate reductase family protein: MRKIVVNNIVSLDGFYADSTGNPLVLNMDGAFDESNLDSINAASTVLLGRESFDGFSAYWPFIADAPAADGPDARRFSQVNRAISRRYNILPKVVVSDGGPIASDNPWVQTTTLLPRGQALDWLRDAKLSSGEDILIFASRRTWNWLLGHDLIDELHLLVSPVSLGTGVRLFDAPVDLELLESRRYDRSSNVQLRYRVCRRWP, encoded by the coding sequence GTGCGCAAGATCGTCGTCAACAACATCGTCTCACTCGACGGCTTCTACGCCGACAGTACCGGTAACCCGCTGGTGTTGAATATGGATGGGGCTTTCGATGAATCCAATCTCGACAGCATCAATGCCGCGAGTACGGTGTTGCTGGGGCGAGAATCCTTCGACGGGTTCAGCGCCTACTGGCCGTTTATCGCCGACGCCCCAGCTGCCGATGGACCCGACGCTCGCCGTTTCAGCCAGGTGAACCGGGCCATCAGTCGCCGCTACAACATACTCCCGAAAGTCGTCGTCAGCGATGGCGGCCCGATCGCTTCGGACAACCCTTGGGTCCAAACCACCACACTCCTGCCTCGCGGCCAGGCCCTCGATTGGCTTCGTGATGCAAAACTGTCCAGTGGCGAGGACATCCTGATCTTCGCGAGCCGGCGAACATGGAACTGGCTTCTCGGCCATGACCTGATCGACGAGCTGCACTTGCTGGTCAGCCCAGTCTCGCTTGGCACTGGGGTGAGGCTTTTCGATGCACCCGTCGACCTCGAGTTGCTCGAGAGCCGCCGGTACGACCGGTCGTCGAACGTGCAGCTTCGCTACAGGGTATGCAGGAGGTGGCCGTGA
- a CDS encoding MerR family transcriptional regulator encodes MEWQESPDDPRADAGTWKVGRLAELTGITVRTLRHYDQIGLLQPSATTSGQHRVYDRDNVTRLYRILALRGLGFGLADIKSLLDDPQWDLRAMVSRHLADTERTAEVVTRLATRLRALDGELDRSSETPPEELFTLIEEMTMLDTPVRRTTTLLVYEDLAAAHAYLSQTFGLLAGPLERDSDGRAVHAELYAGDQAIWLHPVGEGYRSPRELGAVSGMTVILVNSVDDHYRLAIEHNADIVEAPVDQPYGVREYGARDLEGHLWYFHSPLP; translated from the coding sequence ATGGAATGGCAGGAATCGCCGGACGACCCGCGGGCTGACGCCGGAACATGGAAAGTGGGCAGGCTCGCTGAACTCACAGGAATAACAGTGCGAACACTTCGACACTACGATCAGATCGGACTTCTGCAACCGTCGGCGACTACGAGCGGGCAGCACCGCGTCTACGATCGGGACAACGTGACGAGACTGTATCGCATACTGGCATTGCGTGGGCTCGGGTTCGGGTTGGCCGATATCAAGTCATTGCTCGACGACCCGCAGTGGGATCTACGAGCAATGGTTTCCCGCCATCTCGCGGACACAGAGCGCACCGCAGAGGTCGTCACCAGGCTCGCCACTCGGCTGCGTGCGCTTGACGGGGAACTCGATCGTTCCAGCGAGACGCCACCTGAGGAGTTGTTCACGCTTATCGAGGAGATGACGATGTTGGACACTCCCGTCCGTAGAACAACCACCCTGCTCGTGTACGAGGATCTTGCAGCAGCACACGCGTACCTGAGCCAGACTTTTGGACTTCTGGCCGGGCCTCTCGAACGCGATTCCGACGGGCGAGCCGTTCACGCCGAACTCTACGCAGGGGACCAAGCCATATGGCTTCATCCGGTCGGCGAGGGATATCGCTCACCCCGCGAACTGGGGGCAGTCAGCGGGATGACTGTGATCCTCGTCAACAGCGTCGATGATCATTATCGCCTTGCCATCGAACACAATGCTGACATCGTCGAGGCTCCCGTCGATCAGCCCTATGGTGTTCGCGAATACGGCGCACGGGACCTTGAAGGCCACCTGTGGTACTTCCACAGTCCTCTCCCATGA
- a CDS encoding cyclase family protein, with translation MNAGDKRVSCDFEVEFANGGGIQGQGFRLDIDGDDIDDVTLAEYIIRDLRLLMVSEVRIRSKSIIVESHKRSPIERTRFSDDESHRASIDLSHTIADGMVTYAGLPSPMIFPHRSRMESRAHYTRGTEFQIDRIDMVGNTGTYIDVPFHRYHDGDDLAEAPLSRLTNLPGVVVRVSGAMERAIDWHHFAPVDCRGRAILVHTGWDEHWGTDDYFSRHPYLTERAAEYLRDQGAALVGIDSLNIDDTDGGTRPVHSALLEAGIPIVEHLCNLEAAPTEDFDFTAAPLKVESMGSFPVRAHAILPPRVSRTHGAASRPGAG, from the coding sequence ATGAACGCAGGAGACAAACGAGTCAGTTGCGATTTCGAGGTCGAGTTCGCGAACGGCGGCGGAATCCAGGGGCAGGGCTTCCGGTTGGATATCGACGGAGATGATATCGACGACGTGACGCTGGCCGAGTACATCATTCGCGATCTGCGTCTTCTGATGGTCAGTGAGGTTCGGATTCGCAGCAAGAGCATCATCGTCGAGTCGCACAAACGATCGCCCATCGAACGCACCCGCTTCTCAGACGACGAGTCGCATCGAGCATCGATCGATTTGAGTCACACGATCGCCGACGGCATGGTGACGTATGCGGGACTGCCCTCTCCGATGATCTTCCCGCATCGTTCGCGGATGGAGTCGAGAGCGCATTACACGAGGGGCACCGAGTTTCAGATCGATCGCATCGACATGGTCGGCAACACCGGCACCTACATCGACGTGCCCTTCCACCGCTACCACGACGGTGACGACCTCGCAGAAGCACCGCTGAGCCGACTCACGAACCTCCCCGGCGTGGTTGTCAGAGTCTCCGGAGCGATGGAACGGGCAATCGACTGGCATCACTTCGCCCCTGTCGACTGCCGAGGCCGCGCGATACTCGTGCACACCGGGTGGGATGAGCATTGGGGAACCGACGACTACTTCTCCAGGCACCCGTACCTCACTGAACGGGCTGCAGAATATCTTCGCGATCAGGGCGCAGCCCTCGTGGGCATCGACTCGCTGAACATCGACGACACGGACGGCGGCACCCGCCCCGTGCACTCCGCGCTTCTGGAGGCAGGCATCCCCATCGTCGAACACCTCTGCAACCTCGAGGCAGCACCCACGGAGGATTTCGACTTCACAGCCGCTCCTCTGAAAGTCGAGAGCATGGGGAGCTTCCCCGTTCGAGCGCACGCAATACTGCCGCCGAGAGTGTCGAGAACACACGGGGCGGCATCACGACCCGGTGCCGGGTGA
- a CDS encoding 2-isopropylmalate synthase, protein MTTTSFPRISSPAGAVPDQAPAWNRQRHSQMPSHRYTDVYSRVEVPLTERDWPNRRLTVAPLWVPVDLRDGNQALAEPMDPARKRRFFELMVTMGYKEIEVGYPSASQTDYDFVRLIADTGIAPDDVTIVVFTPARRDLIERTVASIQGITNPIVIHMYTATAPTWRDTVLGYSQDDLRELILAGGRDVLEFAGDMPNVRFEFSPEVFNLTEPDYVIDICDAMTELWDATPQRPVVLNLPATVEIATPNVYADQIEYMHKNLARRDSVILSVHPHNDRGTAIACAELAVLAGAQRVEGCIFGNGERTGNVDIATLALNLHAQGIDPMIDFSDIDEIRRTVEYCNRLDVHARHPYVGDLVHTAFSGTHQDAIRKGFAEHHARAAAEGRPESEIEWRVPYLPIDPADIGRSYDAVIRVNSQSGKGGIAYLLETGYGIELPRRLQIDFARHIQQHTDVTGGEVTAAELWSIFQRVYLSDGSGDRAPIDLVGFEASETDQHAQTTIVLRVDGQEQSSTHSGVGPVEALTAALDAHGYRVEILSFHQTSIGTGDDSDALTLLEYRTENGTAWSAGRERSVLAASMDAVITAATAVERAPSGTATR, encoded by the coding sequence ATGACGACGACCTCGTTCCCGCGCATCAGCTCCCCCGCTGGCGCTGTACCTGATCAGGCTCCCGCGTGGAACCGCCAGCGGCACTCGCAGATGCCGTCCCACCGCTACACCGACGTGTACTCGCGCGTCGAAGTGCCACTGACCGAACGTGACTGGCCGAACAGGCGCCTCACCGTCGCGCCGTTGTGGGTGCCTGTCGACCTGCGCGACGGGAATCAGGCGCTGGCCGAGCCGATGGACCCTGCCCGCAAGCGTCGCTTCTTCGAGTTGATGGTCACGATGGGCTACAAGGAGATCGAGGTCGGCTACCCGTCCGCGTCGCAGACCGACTACGACTTCGTCCGCCTGATCGCCGACACCGGCATCGCCCCGGACGACGTGACGATCGTGGTGTTCACTCCGGCCCGCCGCGATCTGATCGAGCGCACCGTCGCCTCGATTCAGGGAATCACCAACCCGATCGTGATCCACATGTACACCGCCACCGCACCGACCTGGCGCGACACGGTGCTCGGCTACTCGCAGGACGACCTCAGAGAGCTGATCCTGGCCGGTGGCCGCGACGTGCTGGAGTTCGCCGGCGACATGCCGAACGTGCGGTTCGAGTTCAGTCCCGAGGTGTTCAACCTCACCGAGCCCGACTACGTGATCGACATCTGCGACGCCATGACCGAGCTCTGGGACGCGACCCCGCAGCGTCCGGTGGTCCTGAACCTGCCCGCCACCGTCGAGATCGCGACCCCGAACGTGTACGCCGACCAGATCGAGTACATGCACAAGAACCTCGCCCGCCGCGACTCGGTGATCCTCTCCGTGCACCCGCACAACGACCGGGGCACCGCGATCGCCTGTGCGGAACTCGCGGTACTGGCCGGCGCGCAGCGCGTCGAGGGATGCATCTTCGGCAACGGCGAGCGCACCGGCAACGTCGACATCGCCACCCTCGCGCTCAACCTGCACGCACAGGGCATCGACCCGATGATCGACTTCTCCGACATCGACGAGATCCGACGCACCGTCGAGTACTGCAACAGGCTTGATGTGCACGCCCGTCACCCCTACGTCGGCGACCTCGTGCACACGGCCTTCAGCGGCACGCACCAGGACGCGATCAGGAAGGGCTTCGCAGAGCACCACGCCCGCGCCGCCGCTGAAGGTCGGCCCGAGAGCGAGATTGAGTGGCGGGTACCGTACCTGCCAATAGACCCTGCCGACATCGGGCGCAGCTACGACGCCGTGATCCGCGTCAACTCGCAGTCCGGCAAGGGCGGCATCGCCTACCTGCTCGAGACCGGATACGGCATCGAACTGCCTCGGCGGCTGCAGATCGACTTCGCCCGGCACATCCAGCAGCACACTGACGTCACCGGCGGCGAAGTCACCGCGGCCGAGTTGTGGTCGATCTTCCAACGTGTCTACCTGTCAGACGGTTCGGGCGACAGGGCTCCGATCGACCTGGTCGGTTTCGAGGCCTCGGAAACGGACCAGCACGCGCAGACGACGATCGTGCTCCGCGTCGACGGCCAAGAACAGAGCAGCACGCACTCCGGTGTCGGCCCGGTGGAGGCCCTCACGGCAGCGCTCGATGCTCACGGCTACCGGGTCGAGATACTCAGCTTCCACCAGACCAGCATCGGCACGGGCGACGACAGCGATGCACTGACGCTGCTGGAGTACCGCACCGAGAACGGCACGGCTTGGTCTGCAGGACGCGAACGATCCGTCCTTGCTGCGAGCATGGACGCCGTGATCACCGCCGCGACGGCAGTCGAGCGTGCTCCTTCAGGAACAGCCACGAGATAG
- a CDS encoding FadR/GntR family transcriptional regulator, which produces MAQVVRTPLADQAADLLLERIKAGEWGLGEKLPGETTLAPQLGVGRSTVREAIRQLAGRGVLASRQGSGVFVTALDVPVEWESVLRRADIIAVIEARVAIETEAAALAAEHRTPADLRAIRKALTSRSEHRAEIESHVDTDTAVHRAIIAAAHNPILLELFDSFTPRLRQTMIEMLRIRTHFGSDDDHQVHVDIVDAIANHDATAAAGLSRAHLLSLKDALS; this is translated from the coding sequence ATGGCGCAAGTGGTACGCACGCCCCTCGCAGATCAGGCCGCTGATCTGCTGTTGGAGCGCATCAAGGCCGGCGAGTGGGGACTCGGCGAGAAACTGCCTGGAGAGACGACTCTCGCCCCGCAGCTCGGTGTGGGCCGGTCGACGGTGCGTGAGGCGATCCGGCAACTCGCCGGACGCGGCGTGCTCGCCTCGAGGCAAGGCTCAGGAGTGTTCGTCACCGCTCTCGACGTCCCTGTTGAGTGGGAGAGCGTGCTGCGGCGCGCGGACATCATCGCGGTGATCGAAGCTCGTGTGGCCATCGAGACTGAGGCTGCGGCCTTGGCCGCCGAACATCGCACTCCGGCAGACCTCCGCGCAATCCGCAAAGCGCTCACCTCCCGCAGCGAGCACCGAGCAGAGATCGAATCGCACGTCGATACGGACACAGCGGTGCACCGGGCGATCATCGCCGCGGCGCACAACCCGATCCTGCTGGAACTGTTCGACAGCTTCACCCCGAGACTGCGGCAGACCATGATCGAGATGCTCCGCATCAGGACGCACTTCGGAAGTGATGACGATCACCAGGTTCATGTCGACATCGTTGACGCGATCGCGAACCATGACGCCACCGCGGCGGCAGGCCTCAGTCGTGCACACCTCCTGTCGCTGAAAGACGCTCTCTCGTGA
- a CDS encoding transposase, giving the protein MCRWFPRSRAFTSTARPSRGTQGVPSNLKKSGPAPPDHAIGRSRGGLARPLAFVLTGGRVADTSMFTDVLDEIRVPGKGPARTRPERVLADKGYPPKKDRTWLRERSTKATVPERADQIANRHKHRGRPIDFGDEQKKRHKGRNVVERCFSFVNQWRGLASRYDKMACSYAAGVCLSAAFQWIWQRDPGYLTPIEFAISMGKNLTLAA; this is encoded by the coding sequence TTGTGTCGGTGGTTTCCTCGATCGCGCGCGTTCACCAGCACGGCGCGACCCTCACGCGGGACGCAGGGGGTTCCATCGAACCTCAAGAAATCCGGGCCAGCGCCGCCTGACCACGCAATCGGTCGATCCCGGGGAGGTTTGGCGCGGCCGCTCGCGTTCGTTCTCACAGGTGGGCGGGTCGCGGACACGAGCATGTTCACCGACGTGCTCGACGAGATCCGTGTCCCTGGGAAGGGGCCTGCGCGCACGAGGCCGGAGCGGGTGCTCGCGGATAAGGGCTATCCACCGAAGAAGGACCGGACTTGGCTGCGCGAGCGGAGCACCAAGGCCACGGTCCCCGAACGCGCCGACCAGATCGCGAACCGGCACAAGCATCGGGGCAGGCCGATCGACTTCGGCGACGAGCAGAAGAAGCGCCACAAGGGTCGCAACGTCGTCGAGCGGTGCTTCAGCTTCGTCAATCAGTGGCGGGGACTCGCGTCCAGATACGACAAGATGGCCTGCTCATACGCGGCAGGGGTTTGCCTCTCCGCAGCATTCCAATGGATTTGGCAACGCGACCCAGGATATTTGACGCCAATCGAGTTCGCGATCAGCATGGGCAAGAACCTGACTCTCGCAGCCTAA
- a CDS encoding NrtA/SsuA/CpmA family ABC transporter substrate-binding protein, whose protein sequence is MTSSLLVRAGAILGAFALALSAAACSSPSPSGSAPADDSETYETVRIGWHTGTELRFYAAQALGTFDDIGLPVEFVRFNDGPSKNLALQAGEIDVAFSGTPGFLVALQAGVDAKVIALEGASDLANKIVVNSETIGSVEDLRGKTIGVSLGTTGWLTVKAALEQVGLSLADVELKNLTTSQMVPAFTRGEVDAVSTWAPITYLLEEAGAEELITEKQAGMPDPELWFARSEWLTDHPEEATKFIEALDHGTDLLESERSQVAREIASIMAVSEPHALRILDEVPTPALADTVDYMESDELEADILFIHGELVEGEFIDATALPESAVAGRVDSSLLRSYLDAK, encoded by the coding sequence ATGACGTCATCACTACTGGTCCGAGCGGGAGCAATCCTGGGAGCGTTCGCACTCGCACTCAGCGCTGCTGCGTGCTCGTCCCCCTCCCCTTCAGGGTCGGCCCCCGCGGATGACTCGGAGACTTATGAAACGGTCCGCATCGGTTGGCACACCGGAACTGAACTTCGCTTTTACGCCGCACAAGCGCTCGGTACCTTCGACGACATCGGCCTCCCCGTTGAGTTCGTGCGTTTCAACGATGGCCCGTCGAAGAACCTGGCGCTGCAGGCGGGTGAGATCGACGTCGCGTTCTCCGGAACGCCCGGTTTCCTTGTGGCGCTTCAGGCCGGGGTCGATGCGAAGGTGATCGCGTTGGAGGGGGCCTCGGACCTTGCCAACAAGATCGTCGTGAATTCCGAGACGATCGGGAGTGTCGAGGATCTCCGAGGCAAGACGATCGGCGTCTCTCTGGGCACGACCGGCTGGTTGACCGTGAAGGCCGCGCTTGAGCAGGTGGGGCTCAGCCTCGCTGATGTGGAGCTGAAGAACCTCACGACTTCGCAGATGGTGCCCGCCTTCACCCGTGGTGAGGTGGATGCGGTCTCCACATGGGCGCCGATCACATACCTGCTGGAAGAAGCCGGCGCCGAGGAGCTCATCACCGAGAAGCAGGCAGGAATGCCGGATCCGGAACTCTGGTTCGCCCGCAGCGAGTGGCTCACCGATCATCCGGAGGAGGCGACCAAGTTCATCGAGGCCCTCGATCACGGCACGGATCTCCTGGAATCCGAGCGGAGCCAGGTCGCCCGTGAGATCGCGTCGATCATGGCCGTCTCCGAGCCGCACGCGCTGCGGATCCTCGATGAGGTTCCGACCCCCGCACTCGCGGACACCGTGGACTACATGGAGTCGGACGAGCTCGAGGCGGACATCCTCTTCATTCATGGCGAGCTCGTCGAGGGTGAGTTCATCGATGCGACGGCTCTTCCGGAGAGCGCTGTGGCCGGTCGAGTGGATTCAAGCCTCCTCCGGTCGTACCTCGATGCGAAGTGA
- a CDS encoding ABC transporter permease, with translation MTQSISRAKRLLSDRSLQFLGPLALVAVWCVVTYGGLVDTSKLPSPTQLFEVAAGLITEGFHAVTLQEHIVASLTRALSGFVLAAIAGILVGLLMGYYRWADNLLTLTFSFFRPIPPIAFIPLVVIYFGIGQMSKIVLIFYAAFLYMVLSAHSGVRTVPDILIRAGKNVGMSSSQLFMRVLVPGAMPHIISGLRTSISIAWALIVAAELVAADRGLGYMIMEAGNFYNLPVVYVGIIAIGVIGVLLDGALLLLKKRVLHWEGR, from the coding sequence ATGACACAGTCAATCTCTCGAGCCAAGCGACTGCTCTCTGACAGATCCCTGCAATTCCTCGGGCCGCTTGCGCTGGTGGCGGTGTGGTGCGTCGTCACATACGGCGGCCTCGTGGACACCTCCAAGCTTCCCAGTCCGACTCAGCTGTTCGAGGTGGCGGCCGGCCTGATCACGGAGGGCTTCCATGCAGTGACCCTGCAGGAACACATCGTCGCGTCGCTGACGAGGGCGCTCAGCGGGTTTGTGCTCGCTGCGATCGCCGGCATCCTGGTCGGGCTGCTGATGGGGTACTACCGGTGGGCGGACAATCTGCTCACTCTCACGTTCTCGTTCTTCCGTCCGATCCCTCCCATCGCGTTCATCCCGCTCGTCGTGATCTACTTCGGAATCGGCCAGATGAGCAAGATCGTGTTGATCTTCTACGCTGCGTTCCTCTACATGGTCTTGAGTGCTCATTCGGGCGTCAGAACCGTGCCCGATATCTTGATCCGCGCGGGAAAGAACGTCGGGATGTCGTCGAGTCAGCTCTTCATGCGTGTGTTGGTCCCCGGTGCTATGCCGCACATCATTTCGGGGTTGCGCACGTCGATCTCCATCGCCTGGGCGCTCATCGTCGCGGCCGAACTCGTCGCGGCGGACAGGGGTCTCGGCTACATGATCATGGAAGCGGGGAACTTCTATAACCTGCCCGTGGTCTACGTCGGCATCATCGCGATCGGCGTGATCGGTGTGCTGCTGGATGGGGCTCTGCTGCTTCTCAAGAAGCGTGTTCTGCATTGGGAAGGCCGGTGA